Genomic segment of Populus trichocarpa isolate Nisqually-1 chromosome 12, P.trichocarpa_v4.1, whole genome shotgun sequence:
gaaccgtaacaaaaaaaaattaagttataaaaaaatatttaatattattattaaattcaaattagcttgtcagttttgaaatttttttatttaatatttatttaaaattaaatcgtgtaagaattgttatatatatatataattcttattttGTAGGCAATGTAGAATCACTTTGGAGCCATTGAAGAGCCGTATTCGCCATTATTTTCTGTctcaactttattttaataagcAAATTAATGGAATATATACTAATTAATGTTtcataactttattttaataagcAAATTAATGGAATATATACTAATTAATGTTTCATGAATTGACTACAGCAATAATGAAAATCCACGTAGGATTCTTATAATGTAGTGCTTGATTTGGCGGTGTCATAGAGCCGATGGCTGCATCATCAATAATTCCTACACCACAATCCTTCACAAAATCATGGGTTGTCTCTTTATTGATCCAAGGAGATGAAATGATAACATATAAAATGTTGAAGGTTCTATTATATATCaacattattatcattgttatcATTATCTTTCAAACAAATCCATAGATAGATGAATCTTGGTAATtgctttatataattatattggAGTGGTGATGAGGACTTAACGGGCTCGAATCTAAGCATTGTTTGAAGGTGAATCCGAAGTGAATctcattttgaaattgaaatgtcaaaagaaaagaatacaaaaatattttcgaTGGTATGATCAATTATAGGATCCAACAAGATAGATAATACGCGCTAAGTCGCGGGACGAgttaattttttaccaaaataaaaaataatgaccacgcaataaaaacattttaaaaaagtataaaaaattttagaatataGTAAATGAAAGAGGTAGTACGTGTTGTAAGAGTCGTGAcctagaaagtaaacaaaacaaaacattatgaAGCGAACATTTTATGCTTACACTTATgttactaatttaatttaataaaaaaataattttttttttaaaaagctagatTCAATAAAggccaaaaacaaattcaagttaACCCTTattactttcaaaataaaagtaaaatctcaaagaaagtgaataaaaaaaactagcaaaatATTggtagatgaaattgaaaataaaaagcttaaaaaatgagaaaaaaccaagcaaaccctGGTGAACCTCGTAAACTCgggttaatctctcaaactcaTAACCCATTAAATTATAGACTCAAGTTCAACTAAAAAACTTAACACCTgctcaattaaatattaaagaataaaattaataaatttaatttaattaaaaaacccttttaaaaaacctaaatataacaaagactgaaaaaaaacttaaggcaaccctttttattttaaaaagactgataaatcctatagaaaaagaataaaacaagtgctggaaaatgaaattaatttttttttttttaaaataccaagCAAGCCCGAGCAAACCTTACAAACTCGGGTTAAATTTTTAAACTCGTAAATCGTTAAATTCTCGACTTGGGTTCAACCCAGAAGCTCAACACTTGAAGATTtaaatgttggaggatgaaattaattaatttaatttaaagataaaattccttttaaaaaagctaaatctaacaaagaaaaaaaaacaccgagGCAAGTTGTTCTATctttaaaatgattgaaaaatcccattgaaaatgaattaaaaaaacaacaaaatattgtatgataaaacaaagaaagagcttaaaaaagagaaaaaaaaccaaggaaacCCGGGTTAACCTCTTAAATTCACAAGCTGTAAAATTTTCAACTCGAGCTAAATTAAGAAGCTAAAAACCCGGTCGATTAAATATTGTaggataaaacaataaaaaaatcaatctaaaaaaaccttgcaaggtaaaaaataaaaataataacaaaaaatattatatttgatagaaaaaaaaactcaaggatTAAAGtgtaaaagaataatattaaaaaatcatcttaaataaaaaaatagtaatcaaaagaatgagaatcgaatttgaaagatgaagaaatctacgagggatgaaattgaaaaaaatatttaatttcattaattattctaaataaaaaaaataaattgagaccAAATCTTAAGGAAAATAACTTGAGAggctgatttgattttttagaaggccaacacaaaaatcaagtaggaaagatgagaaaacaaaaaaaacatccacATGCACCAAACCGGTCACAATTATGCAACACGCACCACTTTATTGGAATTTACTAATAAagccatcaaataaaaatattattacaatttaCTAATATTTCTTGTATATCTAAggttttattattaatacatATCATATCATGTAATCCTAATTTGATAGACAATGAAAATATATCCCTTTATTTACATGGATGTAAACGCATTGCAGTTATCAAAACAAGTGAACCACAGGGTTAGTTTATCAAGAATTTCCTATCCTTTCAAGCTTAAAAATGATGTAAGCTTGATGAATGCTCTCTTCAATTCTCGAAGAGGTACCTTCTTAAATGTAACAATTTGAGGTACCTTCTTGTATTGCCGTTACAGATTTCTCTTATGTTTGGTGGCAGAAATTAAGGAACTTGTTGTCAATGATCGATATGCATAATATATAGAATGGAAAGGTAAGTCAAGATTTGATGCATGGCTCCGATCATATTtgattacaatatatatatatatatatatatatatatatatatatatatatatatatatatatatatatatatgcgcgcaTTGAATGCATCCACGAATTGTTGAATACAAAGAGTTCTAATTACaccagatttatttttttaaaagaaaacataaccgattaattttctagttttcGGTGGTTTTGCGAGAAAAGTTAGTGTGATATTACCCTTAATTATAATGGTgtatatattgaaattaatttgtgtATATATCAATAgagaataatcttttaaaaataattttaaaattaaaatttttatattgacctaatatattatattcatcattatttttaattgaagtgGATTGTATTTTggtgttttcttttgaattgaTGTCTAACATATAATttgacataatttttaattgccATGTCTTTttccaaaaagaatttttataacAGTATTGACCTCAATTAACGggatctaaaatataattaaattacacaAGCTGCTTACTTCATAGGTTCTGCAATTACCATGTGAAATACACcgattattattgttgttaattattaatatattttgcgATTCCATAAAAAAAGCTCGAGTTAGTATGAGCTCGTGATGCATTATTCATTacctaaattaataaatttaattacagCTAATTAGAATAAACCTTTTATAAGTCAATATGGTCTCACGGACTTCAATAATGCATATGATTATCATAGggatttttaattagaattaatcatattttatttcttagacTGAATTGATAATTggtgtttcattatttttttgttgcatttatTCGGGAAACTGGCTCTCTGATCAAAACagatgaataaattaataaaaaaagatcaatagtTGAACTTCTTGGGAAGTATGATCACGTTGAAATTAATTGCATAGACAACTTGCTTTAGAATCCAGCCAGAGAGTATTTATACAGTGCAACTTGCAAGAGCAGCTGCCAATCTTTCATGGGCAAAAGGTCGCGAGAAATTTCAcccttgaatttttgttttaaattctaaaagagATGGTTAGTGATGAAGTccataaaaaggaaaatgggcTTTTTATAGCTGTTCTTGGTGAAGATTGCTTTGAACGTAGACCTTTGATTTTAGcttattttattcatgaaatatCAGTGCTTTATTGGGAAAAGAAATACTTTGACTATTAAGTAgataaacatagaaaaatagtataatatatagaacaaaaataaaatgaaatagaaagtTTGTATTTGGGTACATATCCTAGCCCGATTTAGCTTTTGTATGAGTTGCCTCGTCTGGCTTTCAATGGCCAAGTGTAATTTTATGTGGCCAAGATGGGATCTAGCTTATAGGTTAGCTTGTTATGATTCCTTGGTCATTAGATGTATTCATACAACCAatctttgaactttttttcatggagaaaaatatttatcatcaGTGgagaaatttattattaattataaagttggtaatcaacaagaaaagaagtcaGTGCTATTAGAGTCTTATTAACTAAGTATTCATGAGTttaaatctcattatttttattttatttgataaaaattaaatacaagttaGTGTGAATTTGTGTAAATTTCAAGTCTAAAGAGTTTTCACTTGAAAtgacatgttaaaaaattatataaatcatattttgaaattttatctaacaatttaagCTTTGGGGTGAGAAAAATCTTTGATAAGCTCAAACTTTGAATCATCACAAGGAAAATTTATCGAATACACAAGATTGATATACAAAAACACCTtattgaactatttttttaaaatcttttttgatatataaactAGTCTgaatatatcttttattatcaaaaaaaaaaatttaactcattaaaaacgtcaaaaaaaaattatctcaaattgaGTAGTATATATGCACTTCTGACTTGTTGATGATGAATATAAAGAAGTATAAAACACAAATGACCGATCGATGCTATTAAATTTTGTGATTTAATTCATTTAGGCCAAagagaaagaaggaagaaagtgTTTCTGCAGAATAAGAACCCCCAATTTGATTCTTCTGACTTAATTTGTGGATCAAGATATATGCCATATGAATTTTACAACACACAATTCTATGTCACCAATTAATTCAAAAAGTTCAGCCCCTGTGTTGGCATCCAAGGGATCTGATAATGCAAACCAATGGTTTTAATCACaaatttctttcatctttaatgAGAGAATATAAGCAATTATATGCTCATGCGTTACGTCAATTTAATATCCacatagttgatttttttttaatgtaagagATTGCTTTTAGATTTATTAAGTTGGGGAGGGGGGAGATAAAACTgggtttttgaaaatatgttttacatttataatataatattatttttattgaatatttcaaATACATTGCTGCTTTCCAACTCCATtttccaagaaataaaattttttatatatatataaattaaagaaataacgAAGTCAATGGATCCCAAAGCAGAACCAGAGCCtagttattttctctttattggCTCAACTATTATGTGTTGACTTGAGATATGTATaagataataaagaaaatcaacCTCGATCGGGTCAGCCTTGATTGATTATTCTTGATTACGATTTATGgttataaaagtttgataaagATTGAAGGTATAATGGCATATATAAACATCatgaaaattctcaattaaattgaTTCCTAGCTAGCCATGTTCCAAGATTGATGGTAGATCATAAAGGCTAGCTCCAACAGTGCATAAAAGCAACAGAGATCACTAGTGGATATatcttttttgaagttttcagtAAGATTCTTGTACTCTCGCAACTTGCATTTTATTGTGATTAGATGCATCAGCATATGTTGATGTTCCTTtgcctatttttattttataattctatCTATGATCACTTGTTAATTGCAGATGTGAATTCATGAGAAAATCCCATGATAGTTGCGATTATCAAGGGGAAAAGgtgatttataaatattaggtaataatataaaattattcattgaatcttatttaatatttttaattttagatggagataattttttttttatataatttcagaaTAGAAGTTTGGATGTCAgtatcttcattttttaattaatttaattaagagtcTGTTTCATCTCTATTATGAGATTAAACACATTTAACTTGTTGTGTTATGTTGCTAGTGAAatcactttaattattttgtaatttattgttgtactatttgaattaaaattaccaataaagcataattaaattaaatatctttttaaaagtaAACGACTTGTTTAAAAAAGGAATTCTTTCTTCAAAACAtgcatatataatataaaaaaagcataagTAAAAAGGAAAcacaataatcaaaatattacaTAGTTTTTCTTAAGTAAAAAGAActactaaataatttaattaatatccatAAAAGTTTGGAGCTaataaacagtaaaataaatgaggttagttaatttttaaatatttatagtttttaattatgtaattaaatattagttaattaatatataaaataaaaatgattgaggttagttaattttaaaatattcaagtttcttttttatcttctaaaccaaaaaaaaaaaaaagcactcatctatctaaaaaaaagtatcaattcttattctttttaaagtAGAAGCTTAATGTACACTTAACATGCTTTTATGAAAATCACCTtctagtataaaaaattaagaagccggtttttaaaatatttactagAAAAACAAGGGGCCAAATAAGCTCAAAAAATTGAACGCAAAGCAAAGTAATGATGAATATTTGTAAATTTCAAGTTCTAAAATCATCTACTTGAAATTATGTGTTACAgtttaacataaaattatttattgaattttatctaatagttaaaatttcaggttgaaatattttttttatattaaatcagaactttaattattaaattattattctaattaaaaaataaataaaacaaatataagataATAGTAGACTTATTCATTAAGATTATAATACTATGtcaaaaaactaacaaaactcAAAAGCTTAAATTTTAGGTAagttttaacatattaaaaaatcatctcaaaaaaatttaaactattagcccaagtcttaaaaataatttcatataattccttaacaataaataaataaatttcgtAAAAACTCTCTTATAGTGAATCTTGTGATATTTTTCTAATCCAATcattaaattgatcaaaacaAAAGAGTGTTAGCAAGAGTTAGAGTTAATTGCTAATTAAGAATATTTGAttcttttagaatttaaagTGTTTCGATTTCTATCCTTCTATTTATAATTagtattgatatttatttaaattttatttttttattatcaataatcaaatccaaaactaataaggaaataattcttttttttatgaatagcttattttttaattaataaatgaaaagaataacaTAATTTTGATATACAATTTTGGGACAAACTAAATCAAGAACACTTGTTAGGGTTTATATATGAATACATGTTTGAAACTAGAaggtatataatataataaccaAATACTATAGAAAAGCTAGCATAAGACCGAGTCAATCAGGCAGCTTGTTGCTAGTGATGGCtattcatagttttaaaatctgatttaaatcatgttatgtaaaattaacttgttttaattattttttaaaacaaaaaataaaatgatattgttttctttaatttttttttaagtcaataaattttttactgAGTTTTATTTAGAACACAAGTCAACTCTGGTTATTAACTAGAACATGCTAGATCTAGGCTTTGAGTTGAATAGGTTCTAAGTTAATATGTCAGGTTAGCTTTATGAGTTTtataactactattattatactattattatAGTCTTGTGTAATCCTTTTATTATAGTCTTGTGTAATCCTTGGAGTTTTATAGGAATCGAATTTAGAACTAGAATCTAATCCGACATTCTGTTTATGTAAATTTTCCATTGTTAGTGGAATCAAATAGTAGCATTTTCCTTTACAATGGTTGGTTACACCTTGTTTTGGTCTTGTGCTACCTTAATTATGAACAAATGTAAAATAGTACTCTCTACGGCATTTGACTTTGAAGCTTAAGATATTAAAATTGACTGATCAAAACATTCAAAGCTTTGAAATTAGAAACATTGCACCTTGAATTGATTAgttaatttttgtataattcTTAATAGGTACAGCACTACATGAGTATGTAGCCTAGCCCTGTTCAAATTGATGAAGATGACAGAATCAAAagccctcttcttcttctcctatACAACTTATAAGGACAAGGGgagctaaaaacaaaaaagtattaggaaaagaaataaaattttggggATGAGTTAAACAGGTAAAGGTTTATAAAGATTAACTAATTCTTCAAATAAATGTAAGGAATCCTCCTTGATTTCAGCATTCGGTGGCTTCTTTTCCTCAACTTGTAGGCTGTCATCAACATTGGAAACAAGAACCAAAGCATTTGTCAACTCCTTAGCTCTTTTAGCTTCAGATTCCCAATCAGTCCTACCCAAAACAAGCAGCATGGTCACCACACAGGACCCTTGTGCAGCTAGGAGGCCGAGCCATAACCCTTCAAAATCAAACCCTGCATAGAATCCTAACCATACTGCCACTGGCGTGCCAACAAGGTAGAAACATCCCAAGTTGATGTTTGCCCCAACTTTTGGTCTGGCTGTTCCTCTTAGGACTCCACAACCGGTTGTTTGTGGACAATTTCCTAGCTCACAAAGACCTATTATTGGCAAAACAAGTGATGTTAATGCTATGATCTCTTTGTCTTGTGTGAACATGCTAGCCCATACTTTCCTAACCATAACTGCAAAAGCTAGAGCTGAAAACCCAAAAATGAAGCTCAAAGAAAGGCCTACATTGGCTGCAAGCTTTGCTTTCATGGGCTGGTTAGCGCCTAGCTCATTGCCAACCCTTGTTGATACGCTGAAACTTAGAGAAGAAGGGAATATGTAGATGAGTGCAGTTGTTTGAATCAAAATGCCCATGGAGGCAACAGTTGCTCTTGGGTTTAACAATAGTCCACATAGCAAGATCATGATCTCATACCACCACCATTCAAGACACACTGAGATGCAGCTTGGAATGGCCAAATTCAAGAGAGTTTTCCATTCTTTGAAGCACTCCATTGAAAATCCTCCCCATGTCTTCTTATGGACACCAGAAACAAGGATATAAATGATCAAAGAACCTACAAGATTGAAGTTAGTCCATACCCCACTAAGAGCAACACCTTTAGTCCCTAAATTTAGGTGTGTAACAAGAAAGTAGTTTATAGGAATGTGTAGAATAATAGCTAGAGTGGCACAAAATGTGAGAGGCAAGGTTATTGTTTGAGTTCTAAGATAGATTCTCAATGGATGCAAAAAAGATTGAGCTAAAAGGTCAGGAAGGGAGTAAACAAGAAATGACTGTGCTTCTGTGGCTATTGATTCATCTTGGCCGCAAAAAAGAAGGATGCTTTTCATGTTTagccaaagaaaagaaatgggcAGTGAAGCAACAATGAGCAGAAGTATTGTTCTTTGCAACGTTAAGCCTAGGAGGCGGTGTTTTTGAGCCCCAAAAGCTTGACCACATATTGGTTCCATCCCCATGGCCAGGCCAGAGAGGATAGAGTAACCAGTTATATTAGCAAAGCCAACGGCAAGTGAGCCACCAGCTAAGGCTAGCTCCCCGAGGCGGCCAAGGAAGAGCATGGAGATCATTGAGCGAGGATAGAGCAAGAGGCCTGTTAGTATCATGGGGAAAGCTATTTTGGCTATGGATATTGCTTCTCTGATAGCAAGGGAGAGGTTGGTGGTGTCTGGTTCCTGGGTTTCTTGTGGTATACATGTTGGGCTTTTAGGGATCAATAATGAGGTGAACATTTTGGGCTCTTGGTCTTTGATGGAGATGAGGAAAGAGAAGTCTTGATTGCATTTGCAGGATAGAGTAGAAGAGTTTAGCTGACACATTCTTGTTATGTGTAAGAAATGTTAGAGAGTTCGAATAGAgtaaagagagggagagaagttGAGGGGGGGAGGGAGGGGGGTTAATATGAGGTGAAGGAGGGCTTTTATAGGGGTTTGAGAGACGGCAATGCTCTGAAACATCATATAATGCCTAACATACTTTTTGTCACTTGGTTGCTGTTGTTTAGCACCGGCTCGCATATGAATTaaggaagaaattataaagcaaaaaccATAAACAGTGAACTAAGATTTTTGATTAGGATGTAGCGTTTGACGTATGGGACTGTACAGAGTAAGGTAGACCAACTTCACTTATAATTCTATGTTTGATTCCAGTAATAATAGCCGGTTTGTTCGTGTGGTGTACCGCACGATACACTATTTAAAAAGC
This window contains:
- the LOC7482122 gene encoding protein DETOXIFICATION 49, which produces MCQLNSSTLSCKCNQDFSFLISIKDQEPKMFTSLLIPKSPTCIPQETQEPDTTNLSLAIREAISIAKIAFPMILTGLLLYPRSMISMLFLGRLGELALAGGSLAVGFANITGYSILSGLAMGMEPICGQAFGAQKHRLLGLTLQRTILLLIVASLPISFLWLNMKSILLFCGQDESIATEAQSFLVYSLPDLLAQSFLHPLRIYLRTQTITLPLTFCATLAIILHIPINYFLVTHLNLGTKGVALSGVWTNFNLVGSLIIYILVSGVHKKTWGGFSMECFKEWKTLLNLAIPSCISVCLEWWWYEIMILLCGLLLNPRATVASMGILIQTTALIYIFPSSLSFSVSTRVGNELGANQPMKAKLAANVGLSLSFIFGFSALAFAVMVRKVWASMFTQDKEIIALTSLVLPIIGLCELGNCPQTTGCGVLRGTARPKVGANINLGCFYLVGTPVAVWLGFYAGFDFEGLWLGLLAAQGSCVVTMLLVLGRTDWESEAKRAKELTNALVLVSNVDDSLQVEEKKPPNAEIKEDSLHLFEELVNLYKPLPV